A region from the Helcococcus ovis genome encodes:
- a CDS encoding type II secretion system F family protein gives MSPKLKIVIKNLYGEENLKYQEILFISIKICILYNLIILFLFLISIFYNFLLFVLFLIFIFIFNHYINTINIIKYEKQKKKFKNDLPAFISRLSLMINSGIQLRVAIDFITNNSNGEVVESLKLVNSLIKNGMSEVEAYNLILSRTDDLLIRKFISNIIQNIEKGGDDLENILKMVKKEGDEFRKNDLILKTQEANRKLLIPNIIIFIGILLMVMIPILLNVA, from the coding sequence GTGTCTCCAAAATTAAAAATTGTAATTAAAAATTTATATGGAGAAGAAAATCTTAAATATCAAGAAATTTTATTTATCAGTATTAAGATTTGTATTTTATATAATTTAATTATTTTATTTTTATTTCTAATTTCGATATTTTATAATTTTCTATTGTTTGTCCTATTTTTAATTTTTATATTCATTTTTAATCATTATATAAATACTATAAATATTATTAAATATGAAAAACAGAAAAAGAAATTCAAAAATGATTTGCCGGCTTTTATATCAAGATTATCCTTAATGATAAATTCAGGAATACAGTTGAGAGTCGCTATAGATTTTATAACTAATAATTCAAATGGTGAAGTTGTTGAAAGCTTAAAATTAGTAAATTCTTTGATAAAAAATGGAATGAGTGAAGTAGAAGCTTACAATCTTATATTATCTAGAACTGATGATTTACTGATCAGAAAATTTATCAGTAATATTATTCAAAATATTGAGAAGGGAGGTGATGACTTAGAAAATATTTTAAAAATGGTAAAAAAGGAAGGTGATGAATTTAGAAAAAATGATCTAATACTTAAAACTCAAGAAGCAAATAGAAAACTGTTAATTCCAAATATAATTATTTTTATAGGAATATTACTTATGGTAATGATCCCGATTTTATTAAATGTTGCATAG
- a CDS encoding Flp1 family type IVb pilin produces the protein MLRRIFNSFIKNNKGEVNMIAIVLILLVVIILAVIFKDGLANLLKLIFTRLENDISNFQ, from the coding sequence ATGTTAAGAAGAATATTTAATTCGTTTATCAAGAACAACAAAGGAGAAGTTAATATGATAGCTATAGTTTTAATATTATTAGTTGTAATTATATTAGCTGTTATATTTAAGGATGGATTAGCTAATTTATTAAAATTAATTTTTACAAGATTAGAAAATGATATTAGTAATTTTCAATAA
- a CDS encoding type II secretion system F family protein, producing the protein MKNKQILSYFISFFLVFLYTYIFFNSLVFSIIFSILVSIKFYKHIFEVFEKKNLRLKRIMFREFLDILNSNIISGENFYNSLKNTSKEIKNIFHDNTYLVKYLDDLVLDIENGKNISTALSDFKKRADLEEIDIFVDSIILSIQMGIDLSKIINNSKNMLSDNISLELELSTIVDNSKKEFLIMIFLPIFVLLLVNNSSIHGLRLSDYLIRVPVFISFVFAFFLGDKIVNLEV; encoded by the coding sequence ATGAAAAATAAACAAATTTTGAGCTATTTTATATCATTTTTTTTAGTATTTTTGTATACATATATTTTTTTTAATTCCTTAGTATTTTCTATTATATTTTCAATTTTAGTATCAATAAAATTTTATAAACATATTTTTGAAGTTTTTGAAAAGAAAAATTTAAGATTAAAAAGAATAATGTTTAGAGAATTTTTAGATATTTTGAATTCAAATATTATTTCCGGTGAAAATTTTTATAATTCATTAAAAAACACATCGAAAGAAATAAAAAATATTTTCCATGATAATACTTATTTAGTTAAATATCTTGATGATTTAGTTTTAGATATTGAAAATGGTAAAAATATCTCGACTGCCTTAAGTGATTTTAAGAAAAGAGCTGATTTAGAAGAAATAGACATTTTTGTAGATAGTATAATTTTATCAATTCAAATGGGTATAGATTTATCTAAAATTATAAATAATAGTAAAAATATGTTATCTGACAATATAAGTTTGGAGTTAGAGCTATCAACTATAGTGGATAATTCCAAAAAAGAATTTTTAATAATGATTTTTTTACCGATTTTTGTATTGCTTTTAGTTAATAATTCTTCTATTCATGGATTAAGACTATCAGATTATTTAATAAGAGTTCCTGTGTTTATTTCATTTGTTTTTGCATTTTTTTTAGGTGATAAAATTGTGAATTTGGAGGTGTAA
- a CDS encoding L-ribulose-5-phosphate 4-epimerase, which produces MLEELKKRVYEANLLLPKYDLVKFTWGNVSEIDEDSKIVAIKPSGVDYDKLKVDDIVLVNLDGEIVEGDKKPSSDTKTHLEIYKKFPEVKGIVHTHSPYATSWAQAGIDIPCFGTTHADYIYGDVPVLRNLTQEEIDDDYEKNTGLLIVDYMKDKEFTKTPAVLLKNHGSFVWGKDCFDAVHNSVVLEEVAKMATFTILINPNAEKTPKRVQDKHYYRKHGKNAYYGQ; this is translated from the coding sequence ATGCTTGAAGAATTGAAAAAAAGAGTTTATGAGGCAAATTTACTTCTTCCAAAATATGATTTAGTAAAATTTACTTGGGGAAATGTAAGTGAAATTGATGAAGATAGCAAAATTGTCGCTATTAAACCCAGTGGCGTTGATTATGATAAATTAAAAGTTGATGATATAGTTTTAGTGAATCTTGACGGAGAAATAGTAGAGGGGGATAAAAAACCTTCATCGGATACGAAAACACATTTGGAGATTTATAAAAAATTTCCGGAAGTAAAAGGTATAGTTCATACTCATTCTCCATATGCAACATCATGGGCTCAAGCCGGGATAGATATACCATGTTTTGGAACTACGCATGCAGATTATATTTATGGCGATGTACCGGTTTTAAGAAATTTAACTCAAGAAGAGATTGATGATGATTATGAAAAAAACACAGGATTATTAATAGTTGATTATATGAAAGATAAAGAATTTACAAAAACTCCAGCTGTTTTATTGAAAAATCACGGATCATTTGTTTGGGGAAAAGATTGTTTTGATGCGGTGCATAATTCTGTTGTATTGGAAGAAGTTGCAAAAATGGCTACTTTTACAATTTTGATAAATCCAAATGCTGAAAAAACACCAAAAAGAGTTCAAGATAAACATTATTATAGAAAACATGGTAAAAATGCTTATTATGGACAGTAA
- a CDS encoding WG repeat-containing protein translates to MNKYINFLLILFVFFLWIFITNKDNENIKISKEYIKNGDMYFDKKIYLDALENYKKSYELINDKNIKIKIFESYLGLGKNKEAFLYLNSSNFDNQFILKNQERILNKFIKQKDYKNYNKYLKLSDKSIYEKFNNKYFGKIIYFENFYDDVNYIPLDKDKFIVKNSGWKFVNNKGKFVSQRYDKIYGYENNFMTVNDKNINIIIDNNKNIRGKIISGNIYNFQNNYIVKKENGKYIYITRSGEEKSCSFNKASNFQQNYAVVNNKIIKIIDKNFNTVKVLKGNDFKVDIRNNAIYNNKIIIKNNNKYMLYDIKKDLYSAEYEDIDFDYEGLIAVKKQGKWGYIDSDFNKKIDFIYDDAKSFSNDVGIVKIKNEYYLVNKKNENIKKLDFEIFTFNKDGISFAKKQGKYVMVKLMRRIND, encoded by the coding sequence ATGAATAAATATATAAATTTTTTATTAATTTTATTTGTGTTTTTTTTGTGGATATTTATAACAAATAAAGATAATGAAAACATTAAAATTTCTAAAGAATATATAAAAAATGGTGATATGTATTTTGATAAAAAAATTTATTTAGATGCATTAGAAAATTATAAAAAATCATATGAATTAATTAATGATAAAAATATAAAAATAAAGATTTTTGAATCATATTTAGGTTTGGGCAAAAACAAGGAAGCTTTTTTATATCTAAATTCATCCAATTTTGATAATCAATTTATTTTAAAAAATCAGGAAAGAATATTGAATAAATTCATAAAACAAAAAGATTATAAAAATTATAATAAATATCTTAAACTATCGGACAAAAGCATTTATGAAAAATTTAATAATAAATATTTCGGAAAAATAATATATTTTGAAAACTTTTATGATGATGTTAATTATATTCCTTTGGATAAAGATAAATTTATAGTGAAAAATAGTGGTTGGAAATTTGTTAATAACAAGGGAAAGTTTGTTAGCCAAAGATACGATAAAATTTATGGATACGAAAATAATTTTATGACCGTAAATGACAAAAATATAAATATTATTATTGATAATAATAAAAACATAAGAGGAAAAATTATAAGTGGTAATATCTACAACTTTCAAAATAATTATATTGTAAAAAAAGAAAATGGAAAGTATATTTATATAACACGTTCTGGTGAGGAAAAATCATGTAGCTTTAATAAAGCTAGTAATTTTCAACAAAATTATGCAGTTGTAAATAATAAAATTATAAAAATAATTGATAAAAACTTTAATACAGTAAAAGTGTTGAAAGGAAATGACTTTAAGGTAGATATAAGAAACAATGCTATTTATAACAATAAAATAATTATTAAAAATAATAATAAATATATGCTATATGATATAAAAAAAGATCTATATTCAGCGGAATATGAGGATATTGATTTTGATTATGAAGGATTAATAGCTGTTAAAAAACAAGGCAAATGGGGATACATTGACTCAGATTTTAATAAGAAAATAGACTTTATTTATGATGATGCAAAATCATTTAGTAATGATGTTGGTATAGTAAAAATAAAAAACGAATATTATCTTGTAAATAAAAAAAATGAAAATATAAAAAAGTTGGATTTTGAAATATTTACGTTTAATAAAGATGGTATAAGTTTTGCTAAAAAACAGGGAAAATATGTAATGGTAAAATTAATGAGGAGAATTAATGATTAA
- the tkt gene encoding transketolase: MEKKVIDTIRVLSAEMVLKANSGHQGTPIGASPIGYVLYNDVMKYNPKNPKWFNRDRFILSAGHASALQYSLLHLFGFDLSMEDIKNFRQLGSKTPGHPEYGYTDGVEVTTGPLGQGVANAVGFAMAEKHLAAKYNTKEIKLIDHYTYVLAGDGCLMEGVSNEASSLAGTLGLGKLIMLYDSNKITIDGTTEIAFSENVAKRYEALGWQVLDVKDANDINAIREAIEDAKKDSKRPTLIEIHSKIGYGTNKENTSAVHGNPLKLNDIEEMKLNLGYNVKEMFTIDKDVRSYLDNVISRHKTYEDEWNKLLNEYKNKYPEKYESFINAVNNSYDFSFLNEEDYYKFDKDLATRASSGVVINKIAKYFDGFFGGSADLAGSNNTTIEDETFFSKENPIGKNIHYGIREHSMAAMANGISLHGGLLPYTGTFLSFADYMKPAIRLSALMHQKVVNIFTHDSIGLGEDGPTHQAVDQLPMLRSIPNCITLRPADNRETAASWSYILQSKGRPVNLILTRQVVPSIENTGINLFKGAYILKDFGDNPEVILMASGSELQLAYKVAEKLFEQGKSSRVISFPSIELFEEQSDEYKKDLLPDNIKNRVCIEASSEKSWYKYLGIDGLLIGMETFGTSAPAEVAFEYFGFTVDKILHKINKKYYN; this comes from the coding sequence ATGGAAAAGAAAGTTATTGATACGATAAGAGTATTATCTGCAGAAATGGTTTTAAAAGCAAATTCTGGACATCAGGGGACTCCAATAGGGGCTTCTCCAATAGGATATGTTTTATATAATGATGTAATGAAATATAATCCTAAAAATCCGAAATGGTTTAATAGAGATAGATTTATTTTATCAGCAGGTCATGCATCAGCTTTACAATATTCTTTATTACATTTATTTGGTTTTGATTTAAGTATGGAGGATATAAAAAATTTCAGACAATTGGGCTCAAAAACACCGGGACATCCAGAATATGGATACACAGATGGTGTTGAGGTTACAACCGGACCATTAGGACAAGGTGTTGCTAATGCTGTTGGCTTTGCAATGGCGGAAAAACATTTAGCTGCAAAATATAATACAAAAGAAATAAAATTAATAGATCATTACACATATGTGTTAGCTGGTGATGGATGTTTGATGGAAGGTGTGTCAAATGAAGCATCATCTTTAGCGGGTACATTAGGACTTGGAAAATTAATCATGTTGTATGATTCTAATAAAATTACGATTGATGGAACAACTGAAATAGCATTTTCTGAAAATGTTGCAAAAAGATATGAAGCATTAGGATGGCAAGTATTAGATGTAAAAGATGCAAACGATATTAATGCGATTAGAGAAGCTATTGAAGATGCTAAAAAAGATAGTAAAAGACCAACATTAATAGAAATTCATTCTAAAATAGGATATGGAACTAATAAGGAAAATACATCAGCTGTTCATGGTAATCCCTTAAAATTGAATGATATAGAAGAAATGAAGTTAAATTTAGGATATAATGTTAAAGAAATGTTTACAATCGATAAGGATGTAAGGTCATATTTGGATAATGTAATATCAAGACATAAAACATATGAAGATGAATGGAATAAATTATTAAATGAATATAAAAATAAGTATCCTGAAAAATATGAATCATTTATAAATGCTGTTAATAATTCTTATGATTTTAGTTTTCTGAATGAAGAAGATTATTATAAATTTGATAAGGATTTGGCGACTCGAGCTTCTTCCGGAGTTGTAATTAATAAAATTGCAAAATATTTTGATGGATTTTTTGGAGGTTCTGCTGATTTAGCCGGTTCAAATAACACTACAATAGAAGATGAAACATTCTTTTCGAAAGAAAATCCTATTGGAAAAAACATTCATTATGGTATAAGAGAACATTCAATGGCTGCTATGGCGAATGGAATAAGCTTACACGGAGGTTTATTACCATATACAGGTACATTTTTATCATTTGCTGATTACATGAAACCTGCTATAAGATTATCTGCTTTAATGCATCAAAAAGTAGTGAATATATTCACTCATGATAGTATTGGATTAGGAGAAGATGGTCCTACACATCAAGCTGTTGACCAATTACCAATGTTAAGGTCAATACCAAATTGTATAACTCTTAGACCTGCTGACAACAGAGAAACTGCGGCATCATGGTCATATATATTACAATCTAAAGGTAGACCTGTTAATTTAATACTAACAAGACAAGTTGTGCCATCAATAGAAAATACAGGAATCAATTTATTTAAGGGAGCATATATCTTAAAAGATTTTGGAGATAATCCTGAAGTTATATTAATGGCATCAGGCTCAGAGCTTCAATTAGCATATAAAGTTGCTGAAAAATTATTTGAACAAGGAAAATCTTCAAGAGTTATTTCTTTCCCTTCAATTGAATTATTTGAGGAACAATCAGATGAATATAAGAAAGATTTATTACCGGATAATATAAAAAATAGGGTATGCATAGAAGCCTCATCAGAAAAATCATGGTATAAATACTTAGGCATAGATGGGTTATTAATAGGAATGGAAACATTTGGAACATCAGCACCGGCTGAAGTTGCTTTTGAATATTTTGGGTTTACAGTAGATAAAATTTTACACAAAATTAATAAAAAATATTATAACTAA
- a CDS encoding CpaF family protein, whose protein sequence is MIDYKDVKKYIKSYEIITLNDNQLNQYFNNAILNYCNAEKITIDIDEIKVIIKDLYFEYRGLSIIDKLLEDDEINEIMVNSFNNIFIEYKGKMVKSNLKFSNDEHYNRIIQKIVSDAGREVNVSNPIVDATLYDGSRVNIVLPPISKDNPSMTIRKFSNKVITIDDLIQFNTIDDKVAKFINDIVKAKYNLIISGGTSTGKTTFLNAISEFISNDERIITIEDSRELNLINKENLISLETRNSNNSKRGEINIKELIKTSLRMRPDRIIVGEVRADESLDMLQSMQTGHEGALTTIHANSGRDLLSRLETMVLRASDDIPLEAIKRLINSSIEIVIQLKRVNYLKRRVVEISEIMQAENGDTIINQIYKYNYKTDKLDKIGEIKNVEKLERLNNEK, encoded by the coding sequence ATGATTGATTATAAAGATGTAAAAAAATATATTAAGAGTTATGAAATTATAACGCTTAATGATAATCAATTAAATCAGTATTTTAATAATGCAATCTTAAATTATTGTAATGCAGAAAAAATAACAATTGATATTGATGAAATAAAAGTTATTATAAAAGATTTATATTTTGAATATAGAGGGTTAAGCATAATAGATAAACTGTTAGAAGATGATGAAATAAATGAAATAATGGTTAATTCATTTAATAATATTTTTATAGAATATAAAGGAAAAATGGTAAAAAGTAATCTTAAATTTTCTAATGATGAACATTATAACAGGATTATACAAAAAATAGTTAGTGATGCTGGAAGAGAGGTTAATGTTTCAAATCCAATAGTTGATGCAACATTATACGATGGGTCAAGAGTTAATATTGTTCTTCCTCCAATTTCTAAAGATAATCCTTCAATGACTATAAGAAAATTTTCTAATAAAGTAATTACTATAGATGATTTAATTCAATTTAATACAATTGATGATAAAGTTGCTAAATTTATTAATGATATAGTAAAAGCTAAGTATAATTTAATAATTAGTGGAGGGACTTCAACAGGTAAGACAACTTTTTTAAATGCTATTTCAGAATTTATTTCAAATGATGAAAGAATCATTACAATAGAGGATTCTAGAGAACTTAATTTAATTAATAAAGAAAATTTAATAAGCTTAGAAACTAGAAATTCTAATAATTCTAAAAGAGGGGAGATTAACATTAAAGAACTTATTAAAACATCATTAAGAATGAGACCTGATAGAATAATTGTAGGTGAAGTTAGAGCTGATGAATCATTAGATATGCTGCAAAGCATGCAAACTGGACATGAAGGAGCTTTAACTACTATTCATGCCAATTCTGGAAGAGATTTATTGTCAAGGCTTGAAACAATGGTTTTAAGAGCGAGTGATGATATTCCGTTGGAGGCTATTAAAAGATTAATTAATTCTTCAATAGAAATTGTTATTCAATTAAAAAGAGTTAATTATTTAAAAAGAAGAGTTGTAGAAATATCTGAAATAATGCAGGCTGAAAATGGAGATACCATTATAAATCAAATTTATAAATATAATTATAAAACTGATAAATTAGATAAAATAGGAGAAATTAAAAATGTAGAAAAACTTGAAAGGTTAAACAATGAAAAATAA
- a CDS encoding DUF5702 domain-containing protein, translating to MIYKNRGVISIFLALIILPVYSFAILTIDIVKIFTAQTQLQITNEKAINSVLSYYDKNLYKKFNIFGINYDKNFLTAYLDDVLRENIENDTSKFYNSSLKSSAIKINESDYLLNNSNLERQIIDYMKLKGPYMLSKGVLNLIDITKNTKKFNHVLEKKLNYEEEYSKVNGGLDDLFRYMKQYDEKFEEINLNFFNINKNLDKLKKELKEKYNLNIGKDFKGGFDKLEKTKKIEINNIIKEYNTANYKLRSDISILKVLYEDMIHSLKSLSESSDNLQKKLNDWGNSIKYMENSEVKNNFTADYKSTKFGFTKDNIYRLLNKLTETQGNIDKMLNILDPSNSVYNLNIDKISKTVAKFDINHIKKMPSLRNFKIYKFALNNFKSKIDSKKSYEAKKNRKFLEKFGENLDEVNKKSTNKSLTDFINSENKNKIIDYSSYENFNIKNKNNISNYKNILNNISEIFPSNISKSLENILISQYIIEKFNNKLKYNEEFNNQVEYILLGNDLLNKNESNINNYIFGIRFILNSIYAYTNSDLINEANIIATAIAGFTGFGVPLIRSMILASMSFGESIIDLKTLNSDKALEAFKNKSNWIVSIKGLPKLLGKTVKDISSSAIDNIYEIISDYTDDKVDKLNKNLDEFINQTIDGVSQSIISEIISPLQVAIINSVNLEKDEINENINEAIRDIENSINSDESNIKELKIDILNYLKNNIKISEKIKEISMDNYFVDLTKKIEFKIINFTSKYSRELKDKINSILDKNKIDQKEKVNNYIDSYVKKLGYSGEIKTRGGTSGMSFKYKDYLILLGFIRLSSGDRENIIKRIGLLIDYEIKKIDSKFDITNLIVNLSFETKIDINTWLLKKYIFLEEIKREINGGY from the coding sequence ATGATATACAAAAATAGGGGAGTAATATCAATATTTTTAGCTTTAATAATTCTTCCTGTATATTCATTTGCAATATTGACCATTGATATTGTTAAAATTTTTACTGCACAAACGCAGTTGCAAATAACCAATGAAAAAGCTATAAATTCTGTATTATCATATTATGATAAAAATTTGTACAAAAAATTTAATATTTTTGGAATAAATTATGATAAAAATTTTTTAACAGCTTATTTAGATGATGTATTAAGAGAAAATATAGAAAATGATACTAGCAAGTTCTACAATTCTTCACTAAAATCATCAGCGATAAAAATAAATGAGTCAGATTATTTATTGAATAATTCTAATTTAGAAAGACAAATAATTGATTACATGAAGCTTAAGGGACCGTATATGCTAAGTAAGGGAGTTTTAAATTTAATTGATATTACAAAAAATACAAAAAAATTTAATCATGTATTAGAAAAAAAATTAAACTATGAAGAAGAATATTCAAAAGTAAATGGAGGTTTAGATGATTTATTTAGATATATGAAGCAGTATGATGAGAAATTTGAAGAAATAAACTTAAATTTTTTTAATATAAATAAAAATTTAGATAAGTTAAAAAAAGAATTGAAAGAAAAATATAATTTGAATATTGGAAAAGACTTTAAGGGGGGATTTGATAAATTAGAAAAAACAAAAAAGATAGAAATTAATAATATAATAAAGGAGTATAACACTGCAAATTATAAATTAAGATCTGATATATCAATATTAAAAGTTTTATATGAAGATATGATTCATTCACTTAAATCTTTAAGTGAGTCATCAGACAATTTGCAAAAAAAGCTTAATGACTGGGGAAATTCAATTAAATATATGGAAAATTCAGAAGTTAAAAATAATTTTACTGCTGATTATAAATCAACTAAATTCGGTTTTACAAAGGATAATATTTATAGATTATTGAATAAATTAACTGAAACGCAGGGAAATATTGATAAAATGTTAAATATTTTAGATCCAAGCAATTCAGTTTATAATCTTAATATTGATAAAATTTCAAAAACAGTTGCTAAATTTGATATTAATCACATAAAAAAAATGCCCAGTTTGCGAAATTTTAAGATATATAAATTTGCATTAAACAATTTTAAATCAAAAATAGACTCAAAAAAATCATATGAAGCTAAAAAAAATAGAAAATTTTTAGAAAAATTTGGAGAAAATTTAGATGAAGTAAATAAAAAAAGTACAAATAAATCTTTAACAGATTTTATAAACTCTGAAAATAAAAATAAAATTATTGATTATTCATCATATGAAAATTTTAATATTAAAAATAAAAATAATATATCTAACTATAAAAATATACTAAATAATATCTCAGAAATATTTCCTTCTAACATATCTAAAAGTTTAGAAAATATATTAATATCACAATATATAATTGAAAAATTCAATAATAAACTTAAATACAATGAAGAGTTTAATAATCAAGTTGAGTATATTTTATTAGGAAATGACTTATTAAATAAAAATGAATCGAATATTAATAATTATATTTTTGGAATAAGATTTATCTTAAATTCTATTTATGCATATACAAATTCTGATTTAATAAATGAAGCAAATATAATTGCTACTGCAATAGCAGGTTTTACAGGATTTGGAGTTCCATTAATCAGATCTATGATACTTGCTTCAATGAGCTTTGGAGAAAGTATTATAGATTTAAAAACTCTAAATTCAGATAAAGCTTTAGAAGCTTTTAAAAACAAATCTAATTGGATTGTTTCTATCAAAGGATTACCAAAACTTTTGGGGAAGACTGTGAAAGATATTTCAAGTAGTGCTATAGATAATATTTATGAAATAATATCAGATTATACTGATGATAAGGTTGATAAATTAAATAAAAACTTAGATGAATTTATAAACCAAACTATAGATGGTGTAAGTCAGTCAATTATATCTGAAATTATTTCACCTCTACAAGTGGCGATTATAAATTCTGTAAATTTAGAAAAAGATGAGATTAATGAAAATATTAATGAAGCAATAAGAGATATTGAAAACTCTATAAATTCTGACGAATCCAATATAAAGGAGCTTAAAATAGACATTTTAAATTATCTCAAAAATAATATTAAGATATCCGAAAAAATAAAAGAAATATCAATGGATAATTATTTTGTGGATTTAACTAAAAAAATAGAATTTAAAATTATTAATTTTACATCTAAATATTCAAGAGAATTAAAGGATAAAATAAATTCAATATTAGATAAAAACAAAATTGATCAAAAAGAAAAAGTAAATAATTATATAGATTCATATGTCAAAAAATTAGGTTACAGCGGAGAAATTAAAACAAGAGGCGGTACAAGTGGAATGAGTTTTAAATATAAGGATTATTTAATATTATTAGGGTTTATTAGGCTATCAAGCGGAGATCGAGAAAATATAATTAAAAGAATAGGGCTTTTGATAGATTATGAAATAAAAAAAATTGATTCGAAATTTGATATTACAAATTTAATTGTAAATTTGTCTTTTGAAACGAAAATTGATATAAATACTTGGTTATTAAAAAAATACATATTTTTAGAAGAAATAAAAAGAGAGATTAATGGAGGTTATTAA
- a CDS encoding prepilin peptidase: MIISLIFSLYMKNKRYINYKYIFIALMIINFLNFNLFNYHDYFIISILLILSFIDIKEMIVPNSLVLILSLFSLKNFNYNLQIEFFDYITIISFILLIFYSGIKSQIGMGDVKLLISLYLNKGFEFTGQLFFVISILVFSTSIFLYYNYRKSTISFPMVPFITLSYVLLMGVL, translated from the coding sequence ATGATAATTAGTTTAATATTTTCATTATATATGAAAAATAAAAGGTATATAAATTATAAATATATATTTATAGCTTTAATGATTATAAATTTTTTAAATTTTAATTTATTCAATTATCATGATTATTTTATTATATCTATTTTATTGATTTTAAGCTTTATTGATATAAAAGAAATGATAGTTCCGAATTCTTTGGTATTAATTTTATCATTGTTTTCCTTAAAAAATTTCAATTATAATTTGCAAATCGAATTTTTTGATTATATTACAATAATATCTTTTATACTTCTAATATTTTACTCAGGAATCAAATCACAAATAGGAATGGGAGATGTGAAACTTTTAATATCTTTATATTTAAATAAAGGATTTGAATTTACGGGGCAGTTATTTTTTGTCATATCTATATTAGTTTTTTCTACATCAATATTTCTTTATTATAATTATAGAAAAAGTACAATCTCATTCCCTATGGTTCCTTTTATAACATTATCATACGTTTTACTAATGGGGGTATTATGA
- the fsa gene encoding fructose-6-phosphate aldolase: protein MKFFLDTANVDEIKRIDDLGLVDGVTTNPTLISREGRDFEEVIKDICSFVKGPVSAEVIGLTSEEMVKEARIISKWADNIVVKIPMTEEGLKAIKILSQEGIKTNCTLIFSVAQGLLAMKAGATYISPFIGRIDDLGKSGIELVEDLRYIIDMYNFKSEIIAASVRTLAHVEESAKAGAHIATIPGTLFPKLWNHALTDKGINDFLSDWEKYKKSMK from the coding sequence ATGAAGTTTTTTTTAGATACGGCAAATGTTGATGAAATAAAAAGAATAGACGATCTAGGGTTGGTAGATGGGGTTACTACAAATCCTACACTAATTTCTAGAGAAGGAAGGGATTTTGAAGAAGTAATCAAAGATATTTGTTCATTTGTAAAGGGACCGGTTTCTGCAGAAGTTATAGGTTTAACATCTGAAGAAATGGTTAAAGAAGCTAGAATAATTTCTAAATGGGCAGATAATATTGTTGTTAAAATTCCGATGACTGAAGAAGGATTAAAAGCAATTAAAATTTTATCACAAGAAGGAATAAAAACTAACTGCACTTTAATTTTTTCAGTGGCTCAAGGGCTGTTAGCTATGAAAGCCGGAGCTACATATATAAGTCCATTCATTGGAAGAATAGATGATTTAGGTAAATCCGGTATAGAGTTAGTTGAAGATTTGAGATATATAATAGATATGTATAATTTCAAATCGGAAATTATAGCTGCATCTGTAAGGACATTAGCTCATGTTGAGGAATCAGCAAAGGCAGGAGCACATATTGCAACAATACCTGGAACATTATTCCCTAAATTATGGAATCATGCTTTAACTGATAAAGGAATTAATGATTTTTTAAGTGATTGGGAAAAATATAAAAAATCTATGAAATAA